A segment of the Vagococcus hydrophili genome:
AGAAGTCTTTGGTAATATTACAGATGCTAGAAGTAAGATGACTGGAGCAGGGACAGTTAAAGAAAAAGCTATGGCGTCAAATGAAATGGAGTCTGCTTTATCTCGTTTAATGGTAGTAATGGAGAATTATCCAGAGATAAAATCAAACGAAAATGTCAAAACATTAATGACTCAATTAGAAGGCACTGAAAATCGAATTTCAGTTGAACGTGATCGTTATAATGATGCCGTTAAAAAATATAATGTTTCAATTAAAAAATTCCCAAAATCAATTATTGCTGGAATAACAGGCTTTGAAGAAAAAGAATACTTTGAAGCTGACAAAGAAGCGGAAAAAGTACCAGAAGTTAATCTCAGCAAATAAGATGAAAGTAGTATTGTCAGGTTGTGATTTAGGAGGTATCTAAAATGGAGAATAGTTGTTTTAGGAAAAAGGGCTTGATTTTTGGTTTGGTAATAATAGTTTTCTTGATATTTTCGGGTACGGCATTTGCTGAAATTGATAATATTTTTGTAGAAGATAATGCAAATATATTAACGACAGAAGATAAAAATTATATTAAACAGATAAACGAAGAGGTATTTATTACTCTTCCTGGTGAACCACAATATGCTGTTATTACTTTAAAAAGTTTAAAGGGATTTGAGTCCATTGAAAGTTATGCTGAAAAAAAATTCAAAGAATTAGGTGTCGGAAATAAACAATTAAATAATGGCTTTTTATTTGTTATTTCAGTGGAAGATCGAGAGTATCGATTGGAAACAGGTTATGGTGTGGAAGAAATCATTACTGATAGTATGAAAGAAGATATAGTTACATCAGAAGCCACTGAATTACTACAAGATGAAAAATACGGTGAGTCAGTAATGATGATTTCGAAGAACATTGAACAGTTAGTAAAAATGAAATATAGCGATTTGGACTCAGCAAAAGAGATGGTAGCGGCTGAAAAAGAGAGACAAGACAAGTTAATGAAGATGATTTTTATCATTGTTATTTTCTTTTTTATCATAACGGCATTAGTTGCTATCATCTATATTTTAAGTATTATGTTTATTCGTAAGAAACTAACTAAATCGTATTTGGCAAAAGATTTAGTAGGATATATTTATATAGATAAAGCGAATACGATATTAGGAACAGCAAAGGGGACAAGTAAAGTAAATTTATCGGAATCTATTGCTAAGAAAATTAATCGTATGCCAAATAAAATGAAGTTCTTATCAAATGATTATGACTTAAAGAATTATATTGCCCAATTTTTATTGATTGATAGTTTGATTCAATATTGTAAACAATTCAAAAAAGAAGCTCCTTATAATGTGTCAGTTTACTTAGATAGTAAACATTTAGATACATTGAAATCTGAATTGATACCAATTAGTAGCACATTTGATTATCCAGTAACTGTTAATCCATATTTATCAGATGTTGAGATGCTGATTGTTGGAGATTACGTGGAAATTGTGACAGAAAAGCATCGTCAAGCACTAAAAATAGCATCAAAAAATAAAAAATTTATAGAAACTGTTTCTCAGCAGTACGCTAGTGAAAAAGAGAAACAACTTGGTCGTATCGATTATAAACTAATCATCGCCTTAATGGTTTATTACTTTTTAAAAGATAGAGACTTATCAGACCCAGAATTATTAAGCCAATTAACAATTAATGAGGCATCCCTAGAAAAAGCATATAAATTTGCTAAAAAGAGAAAAAAAGAAATTGATAGTGATCAAAGGCAGAAAGCTCTGAATGATTTAACCAATATGTCATTAGGAAACTACTATATGCATACGATGATTTGGTCAAGTTATAATGATTCTAGTGGTGGATCTTCAGGTGGAGGATCTTCCTTTGGTGGAGGTTCATCTGGTGGTGGAGGCTTTTCTGGTGGTTGGTAATTAAGTATTCATAAAGTTGGAAGTGAACTAAAAAAGTTCACTTCCAACTTTTTTGGTGAAGTAAGGTTTAAAAAAAGAGTATCTTCTAGTAAAAAAAGTATTTGATAAACTATAGTTTGTTACAAAACCTCTTTAATTTGTTTCTTATAAAGAAATAAAGAAAGCGTTATACTTTCAGTGTGAATGAAGGGAGGAAAAAGAGTGAAGAAAAAGAAAAAAGGGTTTTGGGCTGATGTTTACCGCTTTAGAGCGTTAATTTTTATGGCAATACCTGGCTTTATCTGGTTTATATTCTTCTTTTATATTCCAGTATTTGCTAATGTTATTGCGTTTAAAGATTTTCATATTTCCCCAGATGGATTTATTGCCAGTCTAAGAGATAGCCCATGGGTTGGATTTGATAACTTCAAATTCCTATTTGCATCTAATGATGCGTGGTTAATTACCCGAAATACATTAGCTTATAATATTATATTTTTAGCATTTAACTTATTCTTTGCAGTCGCATTTGCCATTATTATGAGTGAGTTACGGAATAAAAAATTAGTGAAGGTTTATAATACGATGTCATTACTACCATACTTCTTATCATGGGTGGTTATCTCGTATTTTGTTTATGCCTTCTTAAGTCCTGACAAAGGTATTATCAATCAATGGCTAACGCAAAATGGCCAAATGCCAATCCAGTGGTACACTGACCCAACATGGTGGCCATTAATCTTTGTCGTGTTAAATGTTTGGAAGAGTTTAGGTTATAACAGTATTATCTACTATGCCTCAGTTATGGGAATTGATCCTACGTATTATGAAGCTGCAATGGTAGATGGCGCGAGTAAATGGCAACAAATTAAAAATGTAACGATTCCACAATTATTACCAATGATGAGTATTTTATTAATCTTAAACATTGGAGGAATCTTCAAAGCAGATTTTGGAATGTTCTTCTCAATTCCAAGACAATCAGGTGCTTTGTATGAAGTAACCTCTGTGTTAGATACATACATCTATAACGGTTTAACTGCAACAGGAGATATTGGTATGACAGCAGCAGCAGGTCTTTATCAATCAGTTGTCGGAAGTACGTTATTAATTTTAGCGAATTTTGTTGTTCGTAAGCTTGATCCAGATTCAGCATTATTCTAGTAGGAGTGTGACAAATGAGTAGAAAAAAAGTAGCTAAAGTTGAAATTCGAGCCTTTAGTCCTAAAGTCGATTTTTTCTTTAATATCATGGTGGCATTGTTTGCTATCTCATGCTTAGTCCCATTCATCTTTGTTATTATTATCTCACTAACAAGTGAAACATCTTTAGCAGAGAATGGGTATAGCTTTTTCCCACAAGAATGGTCTTTTGCTTCTTATAAATATATTTTTGCAGGTCAAATGTCTGAGAAAATATTTAGAGCATTTGGTGTGACGATTTTTGTAACCGTCTTTGGAACGTTAGTAAACGCGTCAATGACATCACTTTATGCGTATGTTATTTCTCGTTCGAATTTTCCATTTAGAAAATTCTTTACGATGTTTGCACTGATTACCATGTTGTTCTCACCAGGAATGGTAGCCAACTACATAGTTATGACAAACATGCTTCAATTAAAAGATACGATTTGGGCATTAATTTTACCACTTGCCTTAGGACCTTTTAATATTTTAGTTATGAGAACGTTCTTTAAAAAGACTGTTCCAGATAGTATCATTGAATCGGCTCGAATTGATGGAGCCAGTGAGATGACTATCTTCATGAAAATTGTCTTACCATTAGCCGTACCCGGGATTGCAACGATTAGTTTATTTGCAGCTTTAGGTTACTGGAATGATTGGTTTAACGCTTTGTTATATATCCAAAAAGATAATTTGGTTCCACTTCAGTACTTACTAATGAAAATCCAGAACAACTTGGATTACTTAGCTAAAAATACCGGAATGGGATCACAAATTGCAGGAGGATTAGCCGCTCTTCCAAGTGAGTCAGCACGTATGGCTATTGTGGTGGTTTCAACCTTACCGATTGCTTTAAGTTACCCATTCTTCCAAAAATATTTTGTGGGTGGTTTAACAATTGGTGGCGTGAAAGAATAAAAAAAGTATACAGGGGGAATTAATGGTGAAAAGCTTTAAGAAAATCGCAACCGTCGCTGGTGCAGCACTTTTAGTGGCAGGTTTGGCAGCGTGTGGTAATGGTGGTAGTAAAGATGCCAAAGGTGGAAAATCTGGAGGTAAAAGTGATACAACAACTCTTTTAATGTACCAAGTAGGGGATAAACCAGAAAACTATGATGAGTTAATGGGAATTGCCAACAAACGCATTAAAGAAAAAATTGATGTAGAAATTGATTTACAATACATTGGTTGGGGTGACTGGGATCAAAAAATGAGTACCATCATCGCTTCAGGTGAAAACTACGATATCTCTTTTGCATCAAACTATGTCTCTAACGCTCAAAAAGGCGCTTATGCAGATTTAACTGAATTAGCACCAGATCACGCGAAAGAAGCTTATGACCAATTAGATGAATCTTATATTAAAGGTAACTTAGTAGATGATAAATTATATGCTTTCCCAGTTAAAGGAAATGTCTATGGTCAACAAATGTTAACATTTAACAAACAATATGTTGATAAATATAAGTTAAACGTCGATGACATTAATTCTTATGCTGATGCTGAAAAAGTGTTAATGGAATTCCATAAAAAAGAACCAAATATCGCGGCTTTTGCGATTGGTCAAAACTTTAAAGTATCAGGCGATTATGATTATCCATTAGGAAAAGATTACCCATTCGCTATTAAATTAGATGATGAAAAAAATCCTAAGATTATTAACCAATACGAAGACAAAGACATGATGGAAAACCTTAAAACTTACCGCAAATGGTATGAAGCAGGAATTATTCCAACAGATGCTGCTACAAACACAACTGGTTTCCCATTAGAAGGAAACACTTGGTTCATGCGTGAAGAAACACAAGGACCTATGGATTACGGCGATACAGTGTTAACAAATGCTGCGGGTCAACCAATTGTTTCTCGTGCGATTACAAAACCATACAGAACAACAGCACAAGCACAAATGGCTAACTTTACAGTATCAAATGTTTCTAAAAACAAAGAAAAATCAGTTGAATTTTTAGGCTTATTAAACAGCGATCCAGAATTATTAAATGGTTTAGTATGGGGTGTTGAAGGAAAAGCTTGGGAAAAATCTGGTGATAACAAAATTAAATTATTAGATGGTTACAAACCTAACCAACACATGGCAGCTTGGAATACAGGAAACAACATGCTTCTTTACACACAAGACACATTATCAGATGATTTAGTTAAAGAACGTGATAAAAAAATCGAAGAATCAATTGTTTCTCCAACATTAGGCTTTAACTTTAAAACAGATAGCGTTAAAACTGAATTAACTAACATTGCTAACATCATGAGTCGTTACAAAGATAGCATCAACACTGGATCAGTTGACCCAGAAGAAAATGTTGCTAAAATGTCTAAAGACTTAGAAAAAGCAGGTTGGAGTAAAGTTCAAGAAGAAATGCAAAAACAATTAGATGAATTCTTAAAAAAATAAAAAATAGTAACGAATTAAATGGTGACAGAAGTAGAATCGGTTGATATTTACCGATTCTACTTCTG
Coding sequences within it:
- a CDS encoding LemA family protein; the protein is MSSGKKIGLIIGSAVVLLIVLCFATYNGLVTKQAEVESQWAKVDSKLQRRYDLVPNLVNSVKGSMEQEKEVFGNITDARSKMTGAGTVKEKAMASNEMESALSRLMVVMENYPEIKSNENVKTLMTQLEGTENRISVERDRYNDAVKKYNVSIKKFPKSIIAGITGFEEKEYFEADKEAEKVPEVNLSK
- a CDS encoding TPM domain-containing protein: MENSCFRKKGLIFGLVIIVFLIFSGTAFAEIDNIFVEDNANILTTEDKNYIKQINEEVFITLPGEPQYAVITLKSLKGFESIESYAEKKFKELGVGNKQLNNGFLFVISVEDREYRLETGYGVEEIITDSMKEDIVTSEATELLQDEKYGESVMMISKNIEQLVKMKYSDLDSAKEMVAAEKERQDKLMKMIFIIVIFFFIITALVAIIYILSIMFIRKKLTKSYLAKDLVGYIYIDKANTILGTAKGTSKVNLSESIAKKINRMPNKMKFLSNDYDLKNYIAQFLLIDSLIQYCKQFKKEAPYNVSVYLDSKHLDTLKSELIPISSTFDYPVTVNPYLSDVEMLIVGDYVEIVTEKHRQALKIASKNKKFIETVSQQYASEKEKQLGRIDYKLIIALMVYYFLKDRDLSDPELLSQLTINEASLEKAYKFAKKRKKEIDSDQRQKALNDLTNMSLGNYYMHTMIWSSYNDSSGGSSGGGSSFGGGSSGGGGFSGGW
- a CDS encoding ABC transporter permease gives rise to the protein MKGGKRVKKKKKGFWADVYRFRALIFMAIPGFIWFIFFFYIPVFANVIAFKDFHISPDGFIASLRDSPWVGFDNFKFLFASNDAWLITRNTLAYNIIFLAFNLFFAVAFAIIMSELRNKKLVKVYNTMSLLPYFLSWVVISYFVYAFLSPDKGIINQWLTQNGQMPIQWYTDPTWWPLIFVVLNVWKSLGYNSIIYYASVMGIDPTYYEAAMVDGASKWQQIKNVTIPQLLPMMSILLILNIGGIFKADFGMFFSIPRQSGALYEVTSVLDTYIYNGLTATGDIGMTAAAGLYQSVVGSTLLILANFVVRKLDPDSALF
- a CDS encoding carbohydrate ABC transporter permease encodes the protein MSRKKVAKVEIRAFSPKVDFFFNIMVALFAISCLVPFIFVIIISLTSETSLAENGYSFFPQEWSFASYKYIFAGQMSEKIFRAFGVTIFVTVFGTLVNASMTSLYAYVISRSNFPFRKFFTMFALITMLFSPGMVANYIVMTNMLQLKDTIWALILPLALGPFNILVMRTFFKKTVPDSIIESARIDGASEMTIFMKIVLPLAVPGIATISLFAALGYWNDWFNALLYIQKDNLVPLQYLLMKIQNNLDYLAKNTGMGSQIAGGLAALPSESARMAIVVVSTLPIALSYPFFQKYFVGGLTIGGVKE
- a CDS encoding ABC transporter substrate-binding protein; this encodes MKSFKKIATVAGAALLVAGLAACGNGGSKDAKGGKSGGKSDTTTLLMYQVGDKPENYDELMGIANKRIKEKIDVEIDLQYIGWGDWDQKMSTIIASGENYDISFASNYVSNAQKGAYADLTELAPDHAKEAYDQLDESYIKGNLVDDKLYAFPVKGNVYGQQMLTFNKQYVDKYKLNVDDINSYADAEKVLMEFHKKEPNIAAFAIGQNFKVSGDYDYPLGKDYPFAIKLDDEKNPKIINQYEDKDMMENLKTYRKWYEAGIIPTDAATNTTGFPLEGNTWFMREETQGPMDYGDTVLTNAAGQPIVSRAITKPYRTTAQAQMANFTVSNVSKNKEKSVEFLGLLNSDPELLNGLVWGVEGKAWEKSGDNKIKLLDGYKPNQHMAAWNTGNNMLLYTQDTLSDDLVKERDKKIEESIVSPTLGFNFKTDSVKTELTNIANIMSRYKDSINTGSVDPEENVAKMSKDLEKAGWSKVQEEMQKQLDEFLKK